The following DNA comes from Thermodesulfobacteriota bacterium.
GCGGAATCCTTTCACACCTCGAACTTGCTTACCAGTTGCGTCATCTTTTCGCTCATCAGGGACAGTTTCCCGGCGCTTTCCCGGACCGACTCCCCGGCCGCGCTGACATCGTCCACCGCCTGCCCCAGGTCGGACATATCGGTCACCATCTGCCGGGAGAGGCCGGCCGATTCCATCACCTTGCGGTTGACGTCCGAAGCGCCGCGATTGATCTCTTCCACGTTCCGGGCGATGTCCTTGGTGGAGATGTTCTGCTCTTCGATGGAAGCGGCGATGGACGAAACCACCTCGTCCACCTTGCGGATGACATCGTTAATCTGACCGATATCACTAATGGTTTCCATCCGGACCCGGGCCATGGCCGTGAGTTTCTGGCGGATGCCTTCCACCGCCTCCTGGGTCTGATTGGCCAGTTGTTTGACCTCATCGGCGACAACGGCAAAGCCTTTGCCGTAAGCACCCGCCCGGGCCGCTTCGATGGTGGCGTTCAAGGCCAGCAGCTTGGTCTGGTCGACAATCTCGTTGATGGTGTCGATAATCGTGTTGGCCTCCTGGGCGCTGGACTCCAGCCGCTGAATATTTTCAGCGGCTCTTCCGGTCTGGGACACGGCCTGGCTGGAAATACCCCGGGCCAGTTCGGTATTGCGGGCGATTTCCCCCACGGTCACGCTCATCCCTTCGATCGACATGGAAATCAGGTTTAACCGCTTGGCCGACTGCTCGGCCGATTGCGAGACCGTCGCCATGCTTTCATTCATTTCCTTTGAAGCCGCCGATACGTTGGCGGACTGTGCTTTCATCTGCATGGAATTGGTCTGGAGCTGTCCGGATTTATCCACCAGCACATCCACGGTGCCGGTCAGAATGCCGATGTTCTGAACGATATCGGATACGATCCGGCTCAGGTCCTGGTAGGTGCCGTAAATGCTGTGAGACAGTTCCCCCAGCTCGTTCTCCGAGGCAAAGGCGCTGGTATCGATGCCGCTGTCCTTGAGCCGTCCCTCGGAGATGGCGTTGCTGATGGCGACTATGGCCTTGAGCGGCTGATGAATTCTCCGCCGGATCCGCTGCAGCATGAGGAAAAAAACCATTATGCCAAATGGAATAATCCCGAAGATACTTTCCCAGCGCGTCACATAAAAGACATAGGTGACCAGCGAGGATATCGCCCCGCCCATGACAATGGAATTGCCGATGGTGGTGACAATGGTTTTCTTGTACGCCAGCCGGACCATGATCACGGCGACCACGGTGGCGGTCCCCGCGCACAGCAGGTACGTCACATGCGGATTCATCTTGCAGCCCCTCTCCTCTTATCCGGTGAATTCAATTTTGAATCGGAAATAATAGCGAAACCGGGAGGATATGTCAATATACGGCTCAGGACAGGCCGCTTTTGCGCAGGGCGTCGGCCAGAGGCGAGTTGAAGGCGGTTTCTTTCTTTACCTTTTTGCCGGCGGGATTCGTTCGGCCCGGAGCCGGGGATTTGCGGGGCGGCTGGGCGGCGTTGTCCCCGGTCGGGGCCGCCGCCGACTTCATGGACAGGGCGATCCGTTTGCGGTCCCGGTCCACCTCCAGGACCGTAACCATGACCCGTTGCTGGACGGAGACCACATCCGCCGGAGACTTGACGAACCGGTCGGCCATTTCGCTGATATGGACCAGCCCGTCCTGGTGCACGCCGATATCCACGAATGCTCCGAAGGCCGTGATGTTGGTGACGACGCCCGGCAGCCGCATGCCCGGCCGGACATCGTCGATGGTGT
Coding sequences within:
- a CDS encoding methyl-accepting chemotaxis protein; the encoded protein is MNPHVTYLLCAGTATVVAVIMVRLAYKKTIVTTIGNSIVMGGAISSLVTYVFYVTRWESIFGIIPFGIMVFFLMLQRIRRRIHQPLKAIVAISNAISEGRLKDSGIDTSAFASENELGELSHSIYGTYQDLSRIVSDIVQNIGILTGTVDVLVDKSGQLQTNSMQMKAQSANVSAASKEMNESMATVSQSAEQSAKRLNLISMSIEGMSVTVGEIARNTELARGISSQAVSQTGRAAENIQRLESSAQEANTIIDTINEIVDQTKLLALNATIEAARAGAYGKGFAVVADEVKQLANQTQEAVEGIRQKLTAMARVRMETISDIGQINDVIRKVDEVVSSIAASIEEQNISTKDIARNVEEINRGASDVNRKVMESAGLSRQMVTDMSDLGQAVDDVSAAGESVRESAGKLSLMSEKMTQLVSKFEV